In Cucurbita pepo subsp. pepo cultivar mu-cu-16 chromosome LG04, ASM280686v2, whole genome shotgun sequence, the following are encoded in one genomic region:
- the LOC111792889 gene encoding transcription factor bHLH94-like, with the protein MALEAVVFHQHPFGNNDDDNNNNDLFNLVSSSAPFTFTHDEQHQDLYFLTNQTLNGGGGGGGSGRPARRRRGGGRTQKNKEEIENQRITHITVERNRRKQMNEYLSVLRSLMPHSYLQRGDQASIIGGAIDFVKQLEHQVHLLTSAQTYVNPCFPPQNAPISHFFTCPHLSSAAAAAAAAAASSSSSSSSSSSSSSSPMSSNQIHSPIAHVHVSMADSHANLKIRCTKFPKQLLKIVSALHSLRLSVLHLNLSTAHQTVLYSFSLKVEEDCGLSSEDEIARAVYQLLCRIQEEAFSV; encoded by the exons ATGGCTCTTGAGGCTGTTGTTTTCCATCAGCACCCATTTGGCAACAACGACGatgacaacaacaacaatgatCTCTTCAATTTGGTCTCTTCTTCGGCTCCCTTCACCTTCACCCATGATGAACAGCACCAAGATCTTTACTTTCTCACCAACCAAACACTcaatggtggtggtggtggcggagGGAGTGGGCGGCCGGCGAGGCGGCGGCGGGGGGGAGGGAGAACCCAAAAGAATAAAGAGGAAATAGAGAATCAAAGAATCACTCATATTACTGTGGAGAGGAACCGGAGAAAGCAAATGAATGAGTATCTCTCTGTTCTTCGATCATTGATGCCTCACTCTTACCTCCAAAGG GGCGACCAAGCCTCAATCATAGGCGGAGCCATCGACTTTGTGAAGCAGCTTGAGCACCAAGTACATTTGCTTACCAGCGCTCAAACATATGTAAACCCCTGTTTTCCTCCTCAAAATGCACCAATCTCTCATTTCTTTACCTGCCCTCACCTCTcctctgctgctgctgctgctgctgctgctgctgcttcctcctcctcctcctcctcctcctcctcctcctcctcctcctcccccaTGTCTTCCAACCAGATTCACTCCCCCATTGCCCACGTCCATGTCTCCATGGCTGACTCCCATGCAAACCTCAAGATTAGGTGTACAAAGTTCCCTAAACAGCTTCTTAAGATCGTCTCTGCTTTGCATTCCTTGCGCCTCTCTGTTCTTCATCTCAATCTCTCCACTGCCCACCAAACTGTGCTCTATTCATTCAGTCTCAAG gTTGAGGAAGATTGTGGGCTCTCTTCGGAGGATGAAATTGCTAGAGCTGTGTATCAGTTGCTTTGCAGAATTCAAGAAGAGGCCTTCTCCGTTTGA
- the LOC111792874 gene encoding probable serine/threonine-protein kinase PBL7 isoform X1, with protein MEPNTSPPPKYHIHRHNYSNANHHHHHHRHRHHSAILSSNSFLIIISSIISIAILLAILLLIFMLHRLKTPSNPATAAASTAAQSATFIPHTAIHFDSSPEVKGGGCLYGGNSGRIPQYRIRGVQVFTYKELELATDNFNEANLIGNGRFGAVYRGVLGDGAVVAVKMLHTDGKHRERAFRMEVDLLSRLHSPCLVELLGYCADQHHRLLIFEFMHNGTLHHHLHNPNTESKPLDWNTRLRIALDCAKALEFLHEHAVPSVIHRNFKCTNVLLDQDFRAKVSDFSSAKMGSDKINGQISTQVLGTTGYLAPEYASTGKLTTKSDVYSYGVVLLELLTGRVPVDIKRPQGEHVLVSWALPRLTNREKVEKMIDPAIQGKYSKKDLIQVAAIAAMCVQPEADYRPLMTDVVQSLVPLVKNPSSSSRFFK; from the exons ATGGAACCCAACACTTCACCGCCACCAAAATACCATATCCACCGCCACAACTATTCCAATGccaaccaccaccaccaccaccaccgccaccgccaccacaGTGCCATTCTCAGCTCCAACTCCTTCCTCATCATCATTTCCTCCATCATTTCCATCGCCATTCTCCTCGCCATCCTCCTCCTCATCTTCATGCTCCACCGTCTCAAAACCCCATCAAACCCTGCCACCGCCGCTGCCTCCACCGCCGCACAATCCGCCACATTCATCCCCCACACAGCCATCCATTTTGACTCCAGCCCAG AAGTGAAAGGGGGTGGTTGTTTGTACGGTGGGAATTCAGGGAGGATTCCTCAATACAGAATCAGGGGAGTTCAGGTTTTCACTTACAAGGAGCTGGAATTGGCCACTGATAATTTTAATGAAGCCAATCTCATTGGGAATGGAAGATTTGGAGCTGTTTACAGAGGGGTTCTTGGAGATGGAGCCGTGGTTGCTGTTAAAATGCTCCACACAGATGGCAAGCACAGGGAACGTGCTTTCAGAATGGAG GTGGATCTGCTGAGCCGCTTGCACTCTCCTTGTTTGGTGGAGTTGCTTGGCTACTGCGCTGACCAACACCATAGGCTactgatatttgaatttatgcACAATGGTACTCTCCATCATCATCTACATAATCCCAACACTGAATCTAAGCCATTGGATTGGAATACTAGATTAAGGATAGCCCTTGATTGTGCCAAGGCACTTGAGTTCCTCCATGAGCATGCAGTTCCATCTGTTATCCATAGAAACTTCAAGTGCACCAATGTTCTGCTAGATCAGGATTTTCGAGCCAAGGTGTCCGATTTCAGTTCGGCCAAGATGGGCTCTGATAAGATCAATGGTCAAATATCTACGCAAGTACTCGGAACAACAGGATATCTTGCACCAGA GTATGCTTCAACAGGTAAACTCACAACAAAGTCAGATGTGTATAGCTATGGTGTTGTGCTGCTAGAGCTTTTGACGGGTCGAGTGCCAGTTGATATCAAGCGGCCACAGGGCGAGCACGTTCTTGTCTCATGG GCTCTCCCAAGGCTAACCAATAGAGAAAAAGTAGAGAAAATGATCGACCCAGCCATTCAAGGAAAATACTCAAAGAAGGATCTAATTCAG GTTGCAGCCATTGCAGCAATGTGCGTGCAGCCCGAAGCCGACTACCGACCTCTGATGACCGACGTCGTGCAGTCACTGGTTCCTCTCGTTAAGAACCCATCTTCCTCATCTAGATTCTTCAAATGA
- the LOC111792874 gene encoding probable serine/threonine-protein kinase PBL7 isoform X2 — protein MEPNTSPPPKYHIHRHNYSNANHHHHHHRHRHHSAILSSNSFLIIISSIISIAILLAILLLIFMLHRLKTPSNPATAAASTAAQSATFIPHTAIHFDSSPEVKGGGCLYGGNSGRIPQYRIRGVQVFTYKELELATDNFNEANLIGNGRFGAVYRGVLGDGAVVAVKMLHTDGKHRERAFRMEVDLLSRLHSPCLVELLGYCADQHHRLLIFEFMHNGTLHHHLHNPNTESKPLDWNTRLRIALDCAKALEFLHEHAVPSVIHRNFKCTNVLLDQDFRAKVSDFSSAKMGSDKINGQISTQVLGTTGYLAPEYASTGKLTTKSDVYSYGVVLLELLTGRVPVDIKRPQGEHVLVSWALPRLTNREKVEKMIDPAIQGKYSKKDLIQPLQQCACSPKPTTDL, from the exons ATGGAACCCAACACTTCACCGCCACCAAAATACCATATCCACCGCCACAACTATTCCAATGccaaccaccaccaccaccaccaccgccaccgccaccacaGTGCCATTCTCAGCTCCAACTCCTTCCTCATCATCATTTCCTCCATCATTTCCATCGCCATTCTCCTCGCCATCCTCCTCCTCATCTTCATGCTCCACCGTCTCAAAACCCCATCAAACCCTGCCACCGCCGCTGCCTCCACCGCCGCACAATCCGCCACATTCATCCCCCACACAGCCATCCATTTTGACTCCAGCCCAG AAGTGAAAGGGGGTGGTTGTTTGTACGGTGGGAATTCAGGGAGGATTCCTCAATACAGAATCAGGGGAGTTCAGGTTTTCACTTACAAGGAGCTGGAATTGGCCACTGATAATTTTAATGAAGCCAATCTCATTGGGAATGGAAGATTTGGAGCTGTTTACAGAGGGGTTCTTGGAGATGGAGCCGTGGTTGCTGTTAAAATGCTCCACACAGATGGCAAGCACAGGGAACGTGCTTTCAGAATGGAG GTGGATCTGCTGAGCCGCTTGCACTCTCCTTGTTTGGTGGAGTTGCTTGGCTACTGCGCTGACCAACACCATAGGCTactgatatttgaatttatgcACAATGGTACTCTCCATCATCATCTACATAATCCCAACACTGAATCTAAGCCATTGGATTGGAATACTAGATTAAGGATAGCCCTTGATTGTGCCAAGGCACTTGAGTTCCTCCATGAGCATGCAGTTCCATCTGTTATCCATAGAAACTTCAAGTGCACCAATGTTCTGCTAGATCAGGATTTTCGAGCCAAGGTGTCCGATTTCAGTTCGGCCAAGATGGGCTCTGATAAGATCAATGGTCAAATATCTACGCAAGTACTCGGAACAACAGGATATCTTGCACCAGA GTATGCTTCAACAGGTAAACTCACAACAAAGTCAGATGTGTATAGCTATGGTGTTGTGCTGCTAGAGCTTTTGACGGGTCGAGTGCCAGTTGATATCAAGCGGCCACAGGGCGAGCACGTTCTTGTCTCATGG GCTCTCCCAAGGCTAACCAATAGAGAAAAAGTAGAGAAAATGATCGACCCAGCCATTCAAGGAAAATACTCAAAGAAGGATCTAATTCAG CCATTGCAGCAATGTGCGTGCAGCCCGAAGCCGACTACCGACCTCTGA